Within Synergistaceae bacterium, the genomic segment AAGACCCGTCCCTTGGGGATACCTTGCCGCCGGCCTTGGTCACCCGTATCGCTGTCGCCGCCTCGGAGCCCGCGGCCGTACACACAAAAAAAAGCGCCGCCAGCAGAAAGGCCAGGCGACGATTACGAAGGCGCAAGCTAAAACCCCCTTTTACGATGAAATTCTACGACGAGTCACGGCAAGGCGAGCCAACGCCTGACATGATTATAGCAGCGGCAAGGTTTTTTTCAAAACCCGGTGGGCGGCTCTTTGGGAACGACCGGATATTGTCTTCCCGCACGACCAACGGGAGGAGGGACCTCGGTTTTTTCAGCCATTAACCCGAGATCCTTCCTCCGCTTCGCTCCTTCAGGATGACACAACCCTTGGCGGTCGTCAGGATGACGATACCTCGTCGTCCCCCACCGCCCCGCGACATCGCCTGCTGATTGACTTTCCCGCGGCCGAGCAATATTATTACTCGCAGAACCAAAATACCCGTCTGCGAGGTCCGCCATGAGCATATCAAAGTCTGTATTCATCCCGGAGACCGCTGTCATCGGTCATAACGTTGTGATCGAGGACGGAGTCGAGATCGGCCCCGGCGTCGAGATCGGGCACAATGCGGTCGTCAGGAGCGGCGTCCTCATCGGCGAGGGCTCGAAGATCCTCGACGGCGTGGTGCTCGGCAAGCTGCCGGCGAAGGCGTCCCTGTCGGCCACCACGGGCGAGGCGCGCGAACTGCCTCCGCTCGTCATCGGGCGAGGCGTCACCATAGGCGCGAACTGCGTCGTCTATCGGGGGGCCGTCCTCGGCGACGGAGTGTTCGTCGGCGACCTCGCGTCCATACGAGAGGACGTGACCGTCGGCGAGCTCACGATAATCGGCCGCGGCGCGACCATCGAGAACAAAACCGCCATCGGGCGAAGGTGCAAGATCGAGACGGAGGTCTACATAACCGCCATGTCTGCGATTGAGGACTACTGCTTCATCGCCCCGTGCGTCGCCTTCACCAACGACAACTACCTCGGGCGCACGGAGGAGCGCAAAAAGCACTTTGGCGGCCCTACCCTGAGGCGAGGCGCGCGCATAGGCGCCAATGCCACACTGCTCCCCGGCGTGACGATCGGCGAGGACGCCCTCGTCGCAGCGGGGAGCCTGGTGACGAAGGACGTGCCTCCGCGGATGATCGTGCTCGGAGTGCCCGCGCGAGTCCTGCGGCCCGTGCCGGAAGAGCAGCTGATAGAGAATCAAGTATTCTTCAAAGGATAGAGGGTGCCAAAATGAACCTTATGGAGAAGATCGCCACCAAGAGGGCGGTAGTGGGAGTGGTCGGGCTCGGCTACGTGGGCCTTCCCCTCGCGGTGGAGAAGGCACGGGCGGGCTTCACCGTCATCGGCTTCGACGTGCAGGAGGAGAAGTGCGCCAAGGTCAACCGGGGGGAGAACTACATCGGCGACGTGGTGCCGGAGGAGCTCGCGCGGCTGGTGGAGAACGGACATCTCTCCGCGACGGCAGACTTCTCGCGCCTTAACGAGTGCGATGTGATCGCGATATGCGTCCCCACACCGCTCGACCGCTACAAGCAGCCGAACATGACCTACGTCGAGTCATCGGCGCGCACGATCGCCGAGCATGCTCGCCCCGGAATGCTAGTGGTGCTTGAGTCCACCACCTGGCCCGGCACCACGGAGAGCATCCTCAAGCCCGTGTTCGAGAAACGCGGCTTCGCCATCGGGCGAGACCTGCACCTCGCCTTCTCCCCCGAGCGAGTGGACCCCGGCAACCTGCTATACAAGACCAAGAACACCCCAAAGGTCGTCGGCGGCTGCACCCCCGCGTGCACCGAGGCCGCCCGAGCCCTGTACGAGGCGGTGCTGGAGGCTCCGGTGTTTACCGTCTCCTCCCCCAAGGAGGCGGAGATGACCAAAATCCTGGAGAACACCTTCCGCATCGTCAACTGCGCCCTCGCCAACGAGATGGCCGTCATCTGCC encodes:
- a CDS encoding N-acetyltransferase, which translates into the protein MSISKSVFIPETAVIGHNVVIEDGVEIGPGVEIGHNAVVRSGVLIGEGSKILDGVVLGKLPAKASLSATTGEARELPPLVIGRGVTIGANCVVYRGAVLGDGVFVGDLASIREDVTVGELTIIGRGATIENKTAIGRRCKIETEVYITAMSAIEDYCFIAPCVAFTNDNYLGRTEERKKHFGGPTLRRGARIGANATLLPGVTIGEDALVAAGSLVTKDVPPRMIVLGVPARVLRPVPEEQLIENQVFFKG
- a CDS encoding nucleotide sugar dehydrogenase; this translates as MNLMEKIATKRAVVGVVGLGYVGLPLAVEKARAGFTVIGFDVQEEKCAKVNRGENYIGDVVPEELARLVENGHLSATADFSRLNECDVIAICVPTPLDRYKQPNMTYVESSARTIAEHARPGMLVVLESTTWPGTTESILKPVFEKRGFAIGRDLHLAFSPERVDPGNLLYKTKNTPKVVGGCTPACTEAARALYEAVLEAPVFTVSSPKEAEMTKILENTFRIVNCALANEMAVICHKMGVNVWEVIAAAATKPFGFVPFYPGPGVGGHCIPIDPYFLTWKARAHDYHTRLIEMAGDINDEMPAYVVSRLQDLLNDRCKPMKGSRVLLLGIAYKGDIDDLRESPALKVWDELERKGATVHFFDPYIPKATRPDGVKLSIEPTAELLASFDAAVVTAAHRKGVDYALVADNVPLILDTKNIYAGEKRENVVLL